A section of the Hevea brasiliensis isolate MT/VB/25A 57/8 chromosome 17, ASM3005281v1, whole genome shotgun sequence genome encodes:
- the LOC131175258 gene encoding transcription factor MYB1-like, with translation MERTSSSSSKEGYNRVAWTALEDKMLMDYVSIHGEGKLDRVAKKKGLKKCGKSCRFRWLKYLRPGIKRGNFSEDEEELIIRLHKLLGNRWSLIAGRLLGRTDNEIKNHWNTNLAKKAKVLQYPLPKLDKQKQQQPTSSITAETQKQDILN, from the exons ATGGAAAGAACATCATCTTCCTCTTCAAAGGAAGGATACAACAGAGTAGCATGGACTGCTCTTGAAGACAAAATGCTCATGGATTATGTCTCCATACATGGTGAAGGGAAATTGGATAGGGTTgccaaaaaaaaag GTCTAAAGAAATGTGGAAAGAGCTGCAGGTTTCGTTGGTTGAAGTACCTGAGACCTGGAATAAAGAGAGGGAACTTctcagaagatgaagaagaactcATTATCAGGCTCCACAAGCTCTTAGGCAACAGATGGTCTCTAATAGCAGGAAGACTTCTAGGTAGAACAGACAACGAAATAAAGAATCATTGGAACACTAATTTAGCTAAGAAGGCGAAAGTGTTGCAATACCCCTTGCCTAAACTTGACAAGCAAAAACAACAACAACCTACATCTTCAATCACAGCTGAAACCCAGAAACAAGATATACTCAACTAG